The DNA segment ACTACGGCGAGTCCGAAGAACGCCTGCGGGAGGTCTTTGAGGAGGCGCAGGAGAACGCGCCCTCGATCGTCTTCATCGACGAGATCGACTCGATCGCGCCCAAGCGCGAAGAGGTGAAAGGCGAGGTCGAGCGCCGGATCGTCGCCCAGTTGCTCGCCCTGATGGACGGGCTGAAGACCCGGGGCCAGGTCGTGGTTATCGCCGCGACGAACCTCCCGGACATGATCGACCCTGCTCTGCGGCGCGGCGGCCGGTTCGACCGCGAGATCGAGATCGGCATCCCCGACACGAAGGGGAGGCAGCAGATCTTCCAGATCCACACACGCGGCATGCCGCTTGCCGAGGACGTGAGACTCGACGATTACGCCCGTTCCACACACGGTTTCGTCGGCGCCGACATCGCCCTGCTCGCAAAGGAGGCGGCGATGCACGCACTCCGCCGGATCATCCCGCATATCAAGATCGAAGAAGAGATCCCCGCCGAGATCATCGACCAGCTCCGCGTCACGAACGAGGACTTCATCGAAGCGCACAAGCACGTCGAGCCGAGCGCGATGCGAGAGGTGCTCGTAGAGATCCCTGATGTCAAATGGGAGGACGTCGGCGGGCTCGAAGACGTAAAGGGGGAACTTGCGGAAGCCGTTGAGTGGCCGCTCAAATATCCGGAGATATTCGCGTCGCTCGAGACCGAACCCCCCCGAGGCATCCTGCTCTTCGGCCCCCCCGGAACAGGCAAGACACTCCTTGCAAAGGCGGTCGCAAACGAGAGCGAAAGCAATTTCATCTCAGTAAAAGGCCCGGAACTCCTCTCGAAATGGGTGGGAGAATCGGAACGCGGAGTTCGGCAGGTATTCAGGAAAGCGAGGCAAGCAGCACCGTCGATTATCTTTTTCGACGAGATTGATGCGCTTATGCCCAAACGTGGATCTTATATAGGATCATCGCACGTAACTGAAAGTGTGGTAAGCCAGATCCTGACAGAGCTCGACGGCCTCGAAGAACTCAACAATGTCGTGGTTCTCGGCGCTACCAACCGCCCGGACATGTTGGACGAGGCGCTGCTTCGCCCCGGCAGATTCGACCGGATCATCTACGTCCCGCCGCCCGACAGGGAAGGCAGGAAGAAGATCTTCGAGGTGTACCTGAAAAACAGGGAGATCCTTGCAAACGACGTGGACATCGAGGAACTGGTCGACAGAACCGAGGGCTACGTCGGCGCCGACATCGAGGCGCTGGTCCGCGAGGCAAAGACTTCCGCCATGCGCGAGTTCATCGCCGCAATGGGAGGGAAGACCGAAGAGGAACGGCGTCAGGCGATCGGCAACGTAAGGATCACGAAGAACCACTTCGACGACGCCCTCTCCCGCGTGAGAGGCACGCTCGATATCGACCGGCTGGAGGAGAACGAACGCCACTCCTGGCAGATCCTCTACAACCAGGAGCAGCGGTCGGCACTCGAAGATGCCGTCTCGACCATCAACCGTGCAGGAATGCGGGAGACGGGAAAGATCGAGCAGGAAGTCAAAGATCTCACGCAGGCCCTCAAAGATGCGGTCTACCAGAGGAAGAAAGACTTCGGCGAGATCAAGCGGCTCACAAAGGAGTTGAAGGCAAAATTAGAACGTCCGCTGCCCCAGACGGGCATGGCGTTCTGACGGGAGCGCCCCCTGCCCGTGAGGCGCTCCCATGGGGGTATCCGACCCCCACCAACAGGGATAGAAACAACGTGATGCACATGAGTGACAGTCCAGCAGACATCTTCGAGCAACTCAACGAACTGATGAAACGCCTCATGGAGCAGGGGCTCAAAGAGCAGGGAGATCAGAACAGACCGTTTGCCTACGGATTCAAGATCGTTCTTCACGACGCCGGAATGCCTGAGATCCCGGCAACGGAAGCCGCTCCCGTAGCAGAGCCGAAAGAACCCTCTTCCGAGGGGACCATCGAGCCGATAGCAGAGATGTACACGACCGATGACGACGTGACGGTGGCGATCGATCTCCCGGGTGCCGAGACGGAGAATATCCACCTGTCACTCATCAACGGGACGCTGACGATCATCGCCGGCGGCAATCAGCTGACTTCGGTGGAGGTGCCGGCCGTGGACCCCGACTCCATGCAGTCGAGGTACAAGCACGGCGTCCTGGAAGTCAAATTCTCGCGAGGCAAGTCGATCAGGATCGACTGAGTCATCAGGGCGCCTGCCGGCCCGGCTCCCCGGCAGCGCCGCAATACTTTTCGCCGAGAGCGGCATCCGCCCGTGAAGGAGCCGGCAGGTTGCCCTCCACGATCCGTATCCATCGCGCCCGGCCCTATCTCACGACGTCGTTCCGTCAAACTCTCCGGGAGAAGACGCGCGAGCGTCACCGGGGCCGCCGTGAGCAATTTCAAGAAATTCCACCCGCCAAGAAGGTCAGATAGTCCAAAAACCCCCTAAAAATGGCATGAATAGTAAACGGCAGCACAATAGCGCAGGCATCTCCGTCGGGGCCCTCTGCCGCGAAGGATCGCCGGGAAGGACGAACCCGCAGACAGATTGCCGCAGCCAACCTTTTTTCAAGGCAACAACACCTACATATACAGTAATACCTATCTACTAGTCGTAAGGGCTACGCCCGTCCAGGTAGTGGTGATTATATGGTTAAGACCACCGTGTCCGTAATTAAAGCAGATATAGGCAGTTTCCCGGGGCACTCCCGAACCCACCCGAAGATCCTTGAGGTGGCCGCCCGGAGACTCAAGGAAGCGGAAGGAAGCATCCTCATCGACTCGTACGTCACCCACTGCGGTGACGATCTCGAGTTGATCATGACGCACACCAAAGGGGAGGACAATGAAGAGATCCACAAGCTGGCGTGGGATATCTTCATGGAGTGCGCCGGACTCGCCAAGGAGATGAAACTCTACGGCGCCGGGCAGGACCTGCTCGGAGATGCGTTCAGCGGCAACGTCAAGGGGATGGGACCCGGTGTCGCCGAGATGGAGTTCGAAGAGCGGGGTTCCGACCCGATCCTGGTCTTCATGGCCGACAAGACCGAGCCGGGGGCGTGGAACTACTTCCTCTACAAGATATTCGCCGACCCC comes from the Methanoculleus marisnigri JR1 genome and includes:
- a CDS encoding Hsp20/alpha crystallin family protein, translated to MSDSPADIFEQLNELMKRLMEQGLKEQGDQNRPFAYGFKIVLHDAGMPEIPATEAAPVAEPKEPSSEGTIEPIAEMYTTDDDVTVAIDLPGAETENIHLSLINGTLTIIAGGNQLTSVEVPAVDPDSMQSRYKHGVLEVKFSRGKSIRID
- a CDS encoding CDC48 family AAA ATPase is translated as MANTESIEVTIKEAAHEDAGRGIARLSIDTMKALGLVSGDVVEVEGRHKAATLVWPGFPQDTGKAVLRIDGNTRSNVGSGIDDNVRIRKTEAGYAKKVTIQPTQPIRLMGGEQYLGRILRGRPVTEGQLIRVNILGNPLTFAIARVAPKGIAIVTDSTEIELKETPYEPKEGRRETAAADVHYEDIGGLDRELQLVREMIELPLRHPELFERLGVEPPKGVLLYGPPGTGKTLIAKAVASEVDAHFITLSGPEIMSKYYGESEERLREVFEEAQENAPSIVFIDEIDSIAPKREEVKGEVERRIVAQLLALMDGLKTRGQVVVIAATNLPDMIDPALRRGGRFDREIEIGIPDTKGRQQIFQIHTRGMPLAEDVRLDDYARSTHGFVGADIALLAKEAAMHALRRIIPHIKIEEEIPAEIIDQLRVTNEDFIEAHKHVEPSAMREVLVEIPDVKWEDVGGLEDVKGELAEAVEWPLKYPEIFASLETEPPRGILLFGPPGTGKTLLAKAVANESESNFISVKGPELLSKWVGESERGVRQVFRKARQAAPSIIFFDEIDALMPKRGSYIGSSHVTESVVSQILTELDGLEELNNVVVLGATNRPDMLDEALLRPGRFDRIIYVPPPDREGRKKIFEVYLKNREILANDVDIEELVDRTEGYVGADIEALVREAKTSAMREFIAAMGGKTEEERRQAIGNVRITKNHFDDALSRVRGTLDIDRLEENERHSWQILYNQEQRSALEDAVSTINRAGMRETGKIEQEVKDLTQALKDAVYQRKKDFGEIKRLTKELKAKLERPLPQTGMAF